The proteins below come from a single Cottoperca gobio chromosome 11, fCotGob3.1, whole genome shotgun sequence genomic window:
- the LOC115015695 gene encoding LOW QUALITY PROTEIN: transmembrane protein 200A-like (The sequence of the model RefSeq protein was modified relative to this genomic sequence to represent the inferred CDS: inserted 2 bases in 1 codon), with protein sequence MSQPSQLCCQSSDRVQQELWTDPNMKSQKTSSPCQRMSRFTLRGRKKKDGVIQGKLRIRSIPGAFLVLGVIVVVVGTALAVAGYWPYRISRSPILGAAEAESISESQTSGWSLGAKGFLSTASLIHSERMKLLGPVIMGVGLFILICANTVLYENRDRETQMLLAQMHSVICSVSAAVPSAELKDIAVANSMAKHYEWLSSLPAAHLNILCVQQLASSEPLLQTRHTREQEDSVECIYQQAVLQTEALHHQESEPPSSLHSSHSNSCNSSQTDFNTQSGAEDGGSASFNPQPGPLVNNCRLSASSMSTLXTEVDIPAVQPRRCHSMSYRTNPYMAHTGLPLEDGLHTPGEEGDINQLVVTQKEAASQICINIPWQDVDAAEEQTHRSWPRLDLGSGRRYLKLENKGDSVDKLLEQLEQQCYQWDKSFGSGPFQ encoded by the exons ATGAGCCAGCCTTCCCAACTCTGCTGTCAG TCCTCTGACAGGGTGCAACAGGAGCTCTGGACTGACCCAAACATGAAGTCCCAGAAGACTTCATCTCCATGCCAACGGATGTCTCGCTTCACCTTACGAGGCAGAAAGAAGAAGGACGGGGTGATCCAAGGCAAGCTTCGCATCCGCTCCATACCTGGAGCCTTCCTGGTGCTGGGGGTCATCGTGGTGGTTGTTGGCACCGCTCTGGCTGTGGCAGGATACTGGCCCTACCGGATATCGAGGTCGCCCATCCTGGGAGCCGCAGAGGCGGAAAGTATCTCAGAGTCGCAGACTTCTGGCTGGAGTCTGGGAGCTAAGGGCTTCCTATCCACAGCCAGCCTCATCCACAGTGAGCGGATGAAGCTGCTAGGACCGGTCATCATGGGTGTGGGACTCTTCATCCTCATATGTGCCAACACAGTCCTGTACGAgaacagggacagagagactcAGATGCTGCTGGCTCAGATGCACAGTGTaatctgctctgtgtctgcggCTGTTCCCTCAGCAGAACTAAAAGACATAGCTGTAGCCAACTCCATGGCCAAACACTACGAGTGGCTGAGCAGTTTACCAGCTGCCCATCTCAACATCCTCTGTGTGCAGCAGCTGGCCAGCTCGGAGCCCCTGCTCCAGACCAGACACAccagagagcaggaggacagtgtGGAGTGCATCTACCAGCAAGCTGTCCTCCAGACAGAAGCCCTCCACCACCAGGAGTCAGAGCCTCCGTCTTCCCTCCACTCTTCCCACTCCAATTCATGTAATTCCAGTCAGACAGACTTTAACACACAGTCTGGTGCTGAGGACGGGGGCAGTGCCAGCTTCAATCCGCAGCCCGGCCCACTGGTCAACAACTGCCGGCTGTCTGCCAGCTCCATGTCCACCCT GACTGAGGTGGATATCCCAGCTGTCCAGCCGAGGCGCTGTCACAGTATGAGCTACAGGACTAACCCTTATATGGCTCACACTGGTTTGCCTCTGGAGGATGGACTCCACACACCCGGAGAGGAGGGGGATATAAATCAGCTGGTAGTCACACAGAAAGAGGCTGCTTCACAGATTTGCATTAACATCCCTTGGCAGGATGTGGATGCTGCAGAGGAGCAAACTCACCGTAGCTGGCCTCGGCTAGACCTGGGCAGCGGGAGACGATACCTGAAACTGGAGAACAAAGGGGACTCGGTGGACAAACTACTGGAGCAGTTAGAGCAGCAGTGTTATCAGTGGGATAAGAGTTTTGGCTCTGGGCCTTTCCAGTGA